The Marinilabiliales bacterium genomic interval CTGACCAGACTGCTTTTCCCCCGTCAAGATATCCTATAACCGAAGTCTACGAAAATATTATTATCAGCATGACACGCGGTATCACAACGACACACGGACGTGAACTACTGGAAAAGCACCGGTAGGCAAAATGATCACTTATTCAGATCAATCCGGATGACTGTCGATGCTGAAAGAACCCTTCAATAAGGGTGCAACGGCTGCACCGGGGTAACGGGTAACTGGCTGCTGAATTTTTATTCATCCCTCAGTGTATCGACAGGATTGAGTGTTGCCGCCCGGTATGCCCGGAAGCTTACTGTTGCCAGCGCGATAATGTAGGTCAATACCGATGCCGCTACGAACAGCATCAGGCCGGGATCAGCACGGTACGCAAAATTATCAAGCCATCTGTTCATTAAATACCAGGCCACAGGCCATGAAATGACGGTAGATATCAATAAAAGATAATTTACCTCCTTTGAGAGCAAAAGCATTACAGAGCCCACTGATGCACCCATTGCCTTCCTGATACCGATCTCTTTGTTTCGCTGCTCGGTTGTAAAAGATGCCAGTCCGAGCAGTCCCAAGCAGGCTATGAAAATGGAAAGAACTGCAAAAATGGTAAAAATCAACCCGGTCCTGTACTCAGTCCGGTACCCGGCAATGAGGTCATCAGACAGGAATGAATATTCAAAAGGCTGGTCATCAACAAATTCATTCCATATGTCATTGACTAGCCCAATAGCAGCAGCGGCTCTGCCTGGTTGTATCCTTGCAATTACAAAACTGCCCCATTGACCGGGATTCAGAATCATGGGACTGATAGTCTGGTGCAGGGATTCAAAATGAAAATCCTTAACTACCCCGATTATTGTGAAAGCCAGATCGGCCGGAGCATCCTGGGTGCCGCCTGCAGCGGTTTGCAGAACCCTTTTCCCAACCGGGTCCTCATAGCCCATCTGCCGCACCGCAGTCTGATTAAGCACTACTGCCAGGGTATCGCTGGCATAATCACGCGAAAAGAACCTTCCCTCAACTAACTGAAGTTGCAACACATCGGCATAATCCCAATCTACCCAGGCATTCGAAATAATATGTTGCTCGCGCGATGGTGATCCCTCACGCCTGAAAGCGTTGCCGCTGAAAGGAGTTCCCGGAATTGCATGAGCTTTTGACGCATGGATGATCTCAGCATATTCCTCCAGTTGACTGCAGAAGGTTTCTCTCTGCTCAAAGGGTATGGAATAGGCACGATGAATGACCATCACATCTTCAGGGTTCATACCCATATCCTTGCTGGTGATATATTGCATCTGGCGGTAAACAGTAAATGTGCTTATCACCAACACTATGGTAATTACAAACTGGAAAACTACAAGTAACGACCTGAGCCTTGAACTTTTCATGCCCGACTGCAACTTGCCCTTCAGCACCCTGACAGGTTCGAACGAAGCAAGATAAAACGCCGGGTAGCTGCCTGACATGAATCCAACAACAAGTCCTGTCAGGAGGAGCCCCGGAATAGTGTACCAGCTTGAGAAGTATTGTAATTGCAGTTGTTTGTCGGCAATGGTATTGAAAGCGGGAATGAACAACTCAACAAGAAGCAGGGCAAAAATAAGCGAAATATAACTGAGAAAAACCGACTCGCCGATGAACTGATTTATGAGCTGGCCCCTGCCTGAACCGACAACTTTCTTGAGTCCGATCTCCCTGGCTCTGCCTGCTGACCGCGCAGTGGACAGGTTCATGAAATTAATGCTGGCAATGATCAGAATAAACAGGGCAATTATTGAAAACACTATCACTGTGGTCATGCTCCCGTTAGCCTGGATCTCATATTGCAGGTCGGAATGCAGATGAATACTGGTAAGGGGCTGCAGGTAGTACCCCCATTCATCGCCGCTTTCATAGAGCTCCTCAAGAGTTATACCCATGGCCATCTCAACCTGGGGACCCAGATACCTCTCGAGCATTTCCGGGAATTTCGCTTCCAGGGCCTTCGGATCTGTCCTTTCGTCAAGAAGCAGGTATGTGAAATAATTATTGCTGACCCACATCTGGTTCTGGTGCTGCGGTATTGAAACAAATGAGGCCATCACATCAAATGAAAAATGGGAGTTGGATGGCAGGTCGGTAATAATTCCGGTCACCTCAAAAGGAATTCTTTCACTTCCAAATTCAAGGGTCCTGCCCAAAGGATCTTCATCGCCAAAATACTTAACGGCAGCAGACTCTGTAAGAACCAAAGTATGAGGCCGGTTAAGCGCGTTTTCAGGATCTCCCTCGATCATCGGGAAGGTGAATATGTCAAAAACCGTTGAGTCGGCCCATACAAACCCCCGCTCTATAAAGTTCCGGTCGCCGTAACGCAACACAGGCGTCGCATCAAAATTGTAGAACCTGGCAGCACTTATTACTTCCGGGTAATCGGCGACTATTGCAGCAGCCATAGGGGCGGGTGTAATGGGAGCATTGAAAGGATTCCCCTGCATGCTGGCCTTCATGCATACACGGTAAATACTGGGCGCATTCTCATTATACCTGTCATAACTGAGCTCGTCCTGAACAAACAGCAATATAATGATTGAACTGGCCATACCTATTGCCAGCCCTGAGATATTGATGAATGAATAACCCTTCTTGCGTATCAGGTTACGGTATGCAATAGTGATATAGTTTTTAAACATCTCCGGTTACTTTTTATCTGCTGACGACAGCAAACAGACATTGTTACACATCGTGGGATTATTCAGCATCAAAGTCCGGGCCAGTCCATTCAACAAGCTAACATACTGATGCTTATCTATTACGAAAAGTGTTTGCCTGCTCTTTTGATGTACGGTTACGATACACCTGGTGTACGGAAGCGAACTCTTACTCGTACCTGAGAGACCTTGCAGGATCTATCAGGGCGGCTTTAAGGGACTGGTACCCTGAAGCGATAAACACCACCATAACCGACAATAAGGCGGCAGCGGCAAAGACTAACGGATCAGCAACCTGTATCCTGTACGCAAACATCTCCAGCCACCTGCCGGTAAAATACCATGCAAGCACCCATGACACAACATTTGCCAAAATGAGCCATATCCCGAATTGTTTGAAGAAGATCAGCACAATTGATTTTTCGCTGGCGCCGAACACTTTTCTTACGCCGATCTCTTTCGTCTTGTTCTCAACCATGAATGAAGAGAGCCCGTACATTCCCAGGGCGGCTATCAGGAAAGCAAGAAGGCTGAAAAAGGTGAATATGCGTCCCAACTGGATCTCCGACCTGTAATGAAAATCATATTCGTCTGACAGCAGTTTAAACTCAAAGGGATCACCGGGATTTATCTCATCCCAGGCATCCCTTATGTCTGCAATTACCAGATGGAAATTAACCGGTGATATATCAAGGGTCATGTACCTGGGAAAACCCCTGAGAAGGTGAATTAACAGAGGTTCCACCAACTGGTGCATCGACTTGAAGTGAAAGTCACCCACAACCCCAATCACATGGTATGTCTCACTATCCTCACCCCTTGGCCTGATGATTGTCATTCCCAACGGGTCGGTCCACCCGAATGTACGTGCCGCTGTTTCATTAACCAGCACCGCCATGGTATCAGTAGCATAGGCCCCGTCAAAGTTCCTGCCCTGCAATATCCTGATATCCATCAGTTCAATGTAATTTTGGTCACAATGAAAAAAATTAATAACCGACTCATCATCAGCCCCCTCATATTTGTAACCCGTACCACTGAATACTGTTCCCGGGTATGATGTTGAGAAGCTGATACCGTTTACGCCGGGAATTCCCTGCAGTTGCTGTTCTATCACCTCGTACCTGCTTCGCATATCCCTGGTTATCAGATTTACTATTATCTTGTCATGCTTTTCAAAACCCAGGTCCTTACTGTTAATGTAATTTAGCTGCTTCCAGACGAAGCCGGTACAGATCACCAGGGTTATTGAAATTATCATCTGGAATACTATCAGTCCGCTCCTCAACCATGACCGGCCTGACGACTCGGCTTTGCCTCCCCTGATGGTCTTCAGCGGATTCCATGCAGAGAGAACAAAAGCGGGGTAGCTGCCGGCGGCAACTCCCACAAATAATATAAACAGCGGAAACATAAGCAGTATCCTGTGATTGGCCCCGCTGAAAAAAGACATCTCCAGACCGGTTATATTATTGAAATAGGGAAGCCCGAGTTCAACCATCGGAATTGCCAGCAATGCCGCTATCAATGAATATACTGTCGATTCACCCAGAAACTGTCTTATAAGATGTCCCCTCGTTGCGCCGGTAACTTTTCTTATTCCAACCTCCTTTGACCTGACCGATGCCTTTGCCGTCGAAAGGTTCATGAAGTTAATGCAGGCAAGCCCCAGAATGAATATGGAAACAGCCAGGAAAATGTATACACTTGCCTTGTTCCCGGGCGGGGAAAGCTCTACAATCATATCGGAGCCCAGATGTATGGAGGCGACTGGCTGAAGGAAAGGTTCTATGGCAATCCCGTACTCCCTGGCCTGCTCCCCGAACCTCTCTTCAAAAAGATCTGCAAGCCTGCCGAAAAATGCCCCCTCTACATAACTTTCGTTAACACGGAAATAGGTAAAATATGACAGGCTTAGCCAATGGTCCATCGACCCCTGGCCGCGGATCTCATACAGTGACATGAAAGGCACAACAGCACTGAACGTTATATGTGAATTGGAGGGAGGATTGGCGGCAACGCCTGTTATGGTATAATCATGTGTATTGTTAAGCCTGATAACCTCACCCACCGGGTTCTCGTTGCCGAAGTATTTGGTTGCAAGATCCCTTGTGATGACAATGCTGAAAGGATCCCTCAGGACCCGGCCGGGATCTCCGGTCTCGAGATCAAAACCAAAAAATGAAAAGAATGATGAATCGGCTTTTATGATCAACGGTTCAACATAATGCTCATTGTTAACTGACACATTATTGTTTTCAGGAACATTTATCCTGACAACATCATCAACCTCGGGAAAGATCTGTTTCAGCTCGGCGGCAAGTGGCGCCATGGCTACCGGCACATCCATGGAGGTACCAAGCATCTCTGCCCTGAAGCCTATGCGGTAGATATCCTTATGCCGCTCATGAAACCTGTCGTAGCTGAGTTCATGATCCACCCACATCAGGATAAGTATACTGCAGGCAATTCCAATTGCAAGTCCTG includes:
- a CDS encoding ABC transporter permease, whose amino-acid sequence is MFKNYITIAYRNLIRKKGYSFINISGLAIGMASSIIILLFVQDELSYDRYNENAPSIYRVCMKASMQGNPFNAPITPAPMAAAIVADYPEVISAARFYNFDATPVLRYGDRNFIERGFVWADSTVFDIFTFPMIEGDPENALNRPHTLVLTESAAVKYFGDEDPLGRTLEFGSERIPFEVTGIITDLPSNSHFSFDVMASFVSIPQHQNQMWVSNNYFTYLLLDERTDPKALEAKFPEMLERYLGPQVEMAMGITLEELYESGDEWGYYLQPLTSIHLHSDLQYEIQANGSMTTVIVFSIIALFILIIASINFMNLSTARSAGRAREIGLKKVVGSGRGQLINQFIGESVFLSYISLIFALLLVELFIPAFNTIADKQLQLQYFSSWYTIPGLLLTGLVVGFMSGSYPAFYLASFEPVRVLKGKLQSGMKSSRLRSLLVVFQFVITIVLVISTFTVYRQMQYITSKDMGMNPEDVMVIHRAYSIPFEQRETFCSQLEEYAEIIHASKAHAIPGTPFSGNAFRREGSPSREQHIISNAWVDWDYADVLQLQLVEGRFFSRDYASDTLAVVLNQTAVRQMGYEDPVGKRVLQTAAGGTQDAPADLAFTIIGVVKDFHFESLHQTISPMILNPGQWGSFVIARIQPGRAAAAIGLVNDIWNEFVDDQPFEYSFLSDDLIAGYRTEYRTGLIFTIFAVLSIFIACLGLLGLASFTTEQRNKEIGIRKAMGASVGSVMLLLSKEVNYLLLISTVISWPVAWYLMNRWLDNFAYRADPGLMLFVAASVLTYIIALATVSFRAYRAATLNPVDTLRDE
- a CDS encoding ABC transporter permease; the protein is MIRNYIITAIRNISKRGVFSVINIAGLAIGIACSILILMWVDHELSYDRFHERHKDIYRIGFRAEMLGTSMDVPVAMAPLAAELKQIFPEVDDVVRINVPENNNVSVNNEHYVEPLIIKADSSFFSFFGFDLETGDPGRVLRDPFSIVITRDLATKYFGNENPVGEVIRLNNTHDYTITGVAANPPSNSHITFSAVVPFMSLYEIRGQGSMDHWLSLSYFTYFRVNESYVEGAFFGRLADLFEERFGEQAREYGIAIEPFLQPVASIHLGSDMIVELSPPGNKASVYIFLAVSIFILGLACINFMNLSTAKASVRSKEVGIRKVTGATRGHLIRQFLGESTVYSLIAALLAIPMVELGLPYFNNITGLEMSFFSGANHRILLMFPLFILFVGVAAGSYPAFVLSAWNPLKTIRGGKAESSGRSWLRSGLIVFQMIISITLVICTGFVWKQLNYINSKDLGFEKHDKIIVNLITRDMRSRYEVIEQQLQGIPGVNGISFSTSYPGTVFSGTGYKYEGADDESVINFFHCDQNYIELMDIRILQGRNFDGAYATDTMAVLVNETAARTFGWTDPLGMTIIRPRGEDSETYHVIGVVGDFHFKSMHQLVEPLLIHLLRGFPRYMTLDISPVNFHLVIADIRDAWDEINPGDPFEFKLLSDEYDFHYRSEIQLGRIFTFFSLLAFLIAALGMYGLSSFMVENKTKEIGVRKVFGASEKSIVLIFFKQFGIWLILANVVSWVLAWYFTGRWLEMFAYRIQVADPLVFAAAALLSVMVVFIASGYQSLKAALIDPARSLRYE